One Nocardioides aromaticivorans genomic window carries:
- a CDS encoding citrate synthase 2: MVEVHHGLEGVVAFETQIAEPDKEGSALRYRGVDIEDLAGRVPFENVWGLLIDGSFTPGLPPAEAFSLPVHTGDVRVDVQAAIAMLAPAFGFGQTYDISDEQAREDLARVAVMVLSYAGQSARDIHLPVVPQRLVDEGRTLAEKFLIRWRGEADPKHAHAIDAYWSSAAEHGMNASTFTARVITSTGADVAAAFSGAIGAMSGPLHGGAPSRVLGMIEEVEKSGDARAYVKGLLDSGERLMGFGHRVYRAEDPRARVLRRTAKELGAARYEVAEALEQAALTELRERRPDRVLETNVEFWAAIVLDFAEVPANMFTSMFTCARTGGWSAHILEQKKTGRLIRPSAVYTGPSTRPASDIEGWNPDWAK, encoded by the coding sequence ATGGTCGAGGTACACCACGGACTGGAAGGCGTCGTCGCCTTCGAGACCCAGATCGCGGAGCCGGACAAGGAAGGCTCGGCGCTGCGCTACCGCGGCGTCGACATCGAGGACCTGGCCGGCCGGGTCCCCTTCGAGAACGTCTGGGGCCTGCTGATCGACGGCTCGTTCACCCCCGGCCTGCCGCCGGCGGAGGCGTTCAGCCTGCCGGTCCACACCGGTGACGTCCGCGTCGACGTCCAGGCCGCGATCGCGATGCTGGCGCCGGCGTTCGGCTTCGGCCAGACCTATGACATCTCCGACGAGCAGGCCCGCGAGGACCTCGCCCGGGTCGCCGTGATGGTGCTGTCGTACGCCGGCCAGTCGGCCCGCGACATCCACCTGCCCGTCGTACCCCAGCGGCTCGTGGACGAGGGCAGGACCCTCGCGGAGAAGTTCCTCATCCGCTGGCGCGGCGAGGCCGACCCCAAGCACGCGCACGCGATCGACGCCTACTGGTCGTCGGCCGCCGAGCACGGCATGAACGCCTCCACCTTCACCGCGCGTGTCATCACCTCCACCGGTGCCGACGTGGCGGCTGCCTTCTCCGGCGCCATCGGCGCGATGAGCGGCCCGCTGCACGGCGGCGCCCCCTCGCGTGTGCTCGGCATGATCGAGGAGGTCGAGAAGTCGGGCGACGCGCGTGCCTACGTCAAGGGCCTGCTGGACTCCGGCGAGCGGCTGATGGGCTTCGGCCACCGCGTCTACCGGGCCGAGGACCCGCGCGCGCGGGTGCTGCGTCGTACCGCCAAGGAGCTGGGCGCCGCCCGCTACGAGGTGGCCGAGGCGCTCGAGCAGGCCGCCCTCACCGAGCTGCGCGAGCGTCGCCCCGACCGCGTGCTGGAGACGAACGTGGAGTTCTGGGCGGCGATCGTCCTCGACTTCGCCGAGGTCCCGGCCAACATGTTCACCTCGATGTTCACCTGCGCCCGCACGGGTGGCTGGTCGGCGCACATCCTGGAGCAGAAGAAGACCGGTCGCCTGATCCGTCCGTCGGCGGTCTACACCGGCCCCTCGACCCGCCCCGCGAGCGACATCGAGGGCTGGAACCCCGACTGGGCGAAGTGA
- a CDS encoding LysR family transcriptional regulator encodes MELQQMRYVVAVAELGSFTRAAERCFVVQSALSHQVARLEQELGARLFHRTSRQVRLSAAGEAFLPVARQCLEAADRAAAEVAAATGEIRGPLSVGVIPTVAAVDVPATLQAFRAEHPGVQVRFASGSSDELVRSVAEGRLDLAFLGLPEGQEVAGVASRVLARDRHRAVVAPDHPLAGRRRLRLDRLADETFVDFPATSPGRLQTDLAFERAGLVREVAFEVTDMLLMARILRAGLAVALLPSTFVAHLPELVSIPVVGGPGRTEHVAWSPFGPAPAAVVLLGQLGITV; translated from the coding sequence ATGGAGCTCCAGCAGATGAGATATGTCGTGGCGGTCGCCGAGCTCGGCAGCTTCACCCGCGCGGCTGAGCGGTGCTTCGTCGTCCAGTCCGCCCTCAGCCACCAGGTCGCGCGGTTGGAGCAGGAGCTCGGCGCCCGGCTGTTCCACCGCACCAGCCGCCAGGTGCGGTTGAGCGCGGCGGGGGAGGCCTTCCTGCCCGTCGCGCGGCAGTGCCTGGAGGCGGCCGACCGGGCGGCCGCCGAGGTCGCCGCCGCGACCGGCGAGATCCGCGGCCCCCTGTCGGTCGGTGTCATCCCGACGGTCGCCGCGGTCGACGTCCCCGCCACGCTCCAGGCCTTCCGCGCCGAGCACCCAGGCGTCCAGGTGCGGTTCGCCAGCGGCAGCAGCGACGAGCTGGTCCGGAGCGTGGCGGAGGGCAGGCTCGACCTCGCCTTCCTCGGTCTGCCCGAGGGGCAGGAGGTCGCCGGGGTCGCCAGCCGCGTGCTGGCCCGGGACCGGCACCGGGCCGTCGTCGCGCCGGACCACCCACTCGCCGGCCGGCGACGCCTCCGGCTCGACCGGCTGGCCGACGAGACCTTCGTGGACTTCCCGGCGACGAGCCCGGGCCGGCTGCAGACCGACCTCGCCTTCGAGCGCGCGGGACTGGTCCGCGAGGTCGCGTTCGAGGTGACCGACATGCTGCTGATGGCGCGGATCCTGCGCGCCGGCCTCGCCGTCGCCCTGCTGCCGTCGACCTTCGTGGCACATCTCCCGGAGCTCGTCTCGATCCCCGTGGTGGGCGGTCCCGGCCGCACCGAGCACGTCGCGTGGAGCCCGTTCGGGCCGGCGCCCGCGGCCGTCGTACTCCTGGGGCAGCTGGGCATCACGGTCTGA
- the pdxH gene encoding pyridoxamine 5'-phosphate oxidase — protein sequence MSDDRSVDLAALRAEYGDAGLDEASAGADPWQLWQQWFDEAAAAGLHEPNAMVVATVDPDGAPSARTVLLKGVGPDGFRFFTNTASRKGAALAHESRCALLFPWHPLERQVRVEGLARPLPAGDVAAYWASRPRGSQLGAWASPQSQVVAGRDELELRHREAEERFAGQDVPVPPEWGGYRVEPASFEFWQGRPGRLHDRIRYGRASNGWEVTRLAP from the coding sequence ATGTCGGATGACCGATCGGTGGACCTGGCCGCCCTGCGAGCGGAGTACGGCGACGCCGGGCTCGACGAGGCGAGTGCCGGCGCGGATCCCTGGCAGCTGTGGCAGCAGTGGTTCGACGAGGCGGCCGCAGCGGGCCTGCACGAGCCGAACGCGATGGTCGTCGCCACCGTCGACCCCGATGGCGCGCCGTCCGCCCGGACCGTGCTGCTGAAGGGCGTCGGGCCGGACGGCTTCCGCTTCTTCACCAACACCGCCTCCCGCAAGGGCGCGGCGCTGGCCCACGAGTCCCGCTGTGCACTGCTCTTCCCGTGGCACCCGCTCGAGCGGCAGGTGCGGGTCGAGGGGCTCGCTCGCCCGCTGCCGGCCGGCGACGTGGCGGCGTACTGGGCCTCGCGGCCGCGGGGCTCCCAGCTGGGCGCGTGGGCCTCACCCCAGTCCCAGGTGGTCGCGGGGCGCGACGAGCTCGAGCTGCGCCACCGCGAGGCGGAGGAGCGCTTCGCCGGCCAGGACGTCCCGGTGCCCCCGGAGTGGGGTGGCTACCGGGTCGAGCCGGCGTCCTTCGAGTTCTGGCAGGGCCGGCCCGGCCGCCTGCACGACCGGATCCGCTACGGCAGGGCGTCGAATGGCTGGGAGGTCACCCGGCTCGCGCCCTGA